One part of the Cellvibrionales bacterium genome encodes these proteins:
- a CDS encoding thiamine monophosphate kinase — protein sequence MQFSQQAEHYLQQRFYQPAVDFDFAVQLRALASACIDVSDGLLADLAHICAASGVGARIFCEALPIASVWRDSVTQQQARQWALSGGDDYRLCFTAPPQHSAALRVLDHVFCVGEIVAECGVVAYDAEHNLVELSANGFQHF from the coding sequence GTGCAGTTTTCGCAGCAAGCCGAACACTATTTGCAGCAACGATTTTATCAGCCAGCTGTTGATTTTGATTTCGCTGTGCAATTACGCGCGTTAGCGAGTGCGTGTATCGATGTGTCGGATGGTTTGCTTGCCGATCTTGCGCATATTTGTGCAGCCAGCGGTGTAGGTGCGCGGATTTTTTGCGAGGCACTGCCCATTGCATCCGTGTGGCGGGACAGTGTTACGCAGCAGCAAGCGCGGCAGTGGGCGCTGAGTGGGGGCGATGATTATCGACTCTGCTTTACCGCGCCGCCGCAACACAGTGCTGCGTTGCGTGTATTGGATCATGTGTTTTGCGTGGGTGAAATTGTCGCGGAGTGCGGCGTGGTCGCATACGACGCTGAGCACAACCTTGTGGAGTTATCGGCTAATGGCTTCCAGCATTTTTGA
- the purM gene encoding phosphoribosylformylglycinamidine cyclo-ligase yields MTEQPSSNKPSLSYKDSGVDIDAGTALVERIKHVAKKTRRPGVMGGLGGFGALFEIPSHFKHPVLVSGTDGVGTKLRLAIDLKRHDTVGIDLVAMCVNDLVVCGAEPLFFLDYYATGKLDVDVAASVITGIGEGCEQAGCALVGGETAEMPGMYEGDDYDMAGFCVGAVEKDEIIDGSRVHVGDVLIGVASSGAHSNGYSLIRKILAVSGVDPVTEMLDGKSLADRLMEPTRIYVKSILRLIRAVDVRAIAHITGGGLTENLPRVLPQGSKASINTNAWKLGPLFDWLQAQGNVDLLEMYRTFNCGIGMVVCVPKADVDNTLAVLHDCNETAFVIGTIEKGAHDTEPSVVFNSK; encoded by the coding sequence ATGACTGAACAGCCCTCCTCCAATAAACCTTCTCTCAGCTACAAGGATTCCGGCGTTGATATCGATGCAGGAACCGCCTTGGTGGAACGCATCAAGCATGTGGCAAAAAAGACGCGCCGACCTGGCGTGATGGGTGGCTTGGGAGGCTTTGGCGCGCTGTTTGAAATTCCAAGTCATTTCAAACATCCCGTATTGGTTTCCGGCACCGATGGCGTGGGCACAAAATTGCGTTTGGCAATTGACCTGAAACGACACGACACTGTGGGCATTGATCTGGTGGCGATGTGCGTCAACGACCTTGTGGTATGCGGCGCAGAACCTTTATTTTTTCTCGATTACTACGCCACTGGAAAATTGGATGTCGATGTTGCAGCCAGTGTGATCACCGGCATCGGTGAAGGCTGCGAGCAGGCGGGCTGCGCTTTAGTCGGCGGTGAAACCGCTGAAATGCCCGGCATGTATGAAGGTGATGATTACGACATGGCGGGCTTCTGTGTCGGTGCCGTTGAAAAAGATGAAATTATCGACGGCTCGCGCGTGCATGTTGGCGATGTGTTGATCGGCGTAGCCTCCTCCGGTGCGCACTCCAACGGCTACTCGTTGATTCGCAAAATTCTCGCCGTTTCCGGCGTAGACCCTGTCACTGAAATGCTCGATGGAAAATCTTTGGCCGACAGACTGATGGAGCCTACGCGCATTTATGTGAAATCTATTTTGCGTTTGATACGCGCTGTCGATGTACGCGCCATTGCCCACATCACTGGCGGCGGTCTGACCGAAAATTTACCGCGCGTACTGCCGCAAGGATCAAAAGCCAGCATCAACACCAACGCGTGGAAATTGGGGCCGCTGTTTGATTGGCTGCAAGCGCAAGGCAATGTCGATCTCTTGGAAATGTATCGCACCTTTAACTGCGGCATCGGCATGGTTGTGTGTGTGCCAAAAGCCGATGTCGACAACACGCTGGCCGTATTGCACGACTGCAACGAAACTGCTTTTGTAATCGGCACCATAGAAAAAGGCGCGCACGACACCGAACCCAGCGTCGTATTCAATTCCAAATAA
- the purN gene encoding phosphoribosylglycinamide formyltransferase codes for MSPLPPKKIVALISGSGSNLQALIDAEKEHILNARIVSVISNVADVYGLQRAQAAGIATTVLSHKTYATREDYDRALLDAVQQHAPDLVILAGFMRILTPVFVAPLYGKLINIHPSLLPKYPGLHTHQRALDAGDSEAGATVHFVSTELDGGPTIIQARVPVLSNDTAETLAKRVLQQEHIIYPQAVRWFCEERLHCRKHDVVLDGKILSSTGEHA; via the coding sequence ATGAGCCCACTGCCGCCTAAAAAAATTGTCGCATTGATTTCTGGCAGTGGCAGTAATTTACAAGCACTCATCGATGCGGAAAAAGAGCACATCCTGAACGCGCGCATTGTCAGCGTCATCAGCAATGTTGCGGATGTGTACGGCTTGCAGCGCGCGCAAGCTGCTGGCATTGCCACCACGGTGCTATCACACAAAACCTACGCTACGCGCGAAGACTACGATCGCGCGCTGTTAGACGCAGTGCAACAGCACGCACCGGACTTGGTAATCCTCGCTGGCTTTATGCGCATCCTCACACCGGTTTTTGTCGCACCCTTGTACGGCAAACTGATAAACATTCACCCTTCGCTGCTGCCAAAATACCCAGGGCTACACACACACCAACGCGCACTAGACGCAGGCGATAGCGAAGCAGGCGCAACCGTACATTTTGTCTCTACTGAACTAGACGGCGGTCCTACGATCATTCAAGCGCGCGTTCCAGTTTTATCCAATGACACCGCAGAGACACTGGCAAAACGTGTACTGCAGCAAGAGCACATCATTTACCCGCAAGCTGTGCGCTGGTTTTGTGAAGAACGACTACACTGCAGAAAGCACGATGTTGTGCTTGATGGAAAAATATTGTCCAGCACTGGAGAGCACGCATGA
- a CDS encoding thiamine-monophosphate kinase: MTNRSESSSLGEFELIRRYFTPSHLPEQVLIGVGDDCAVLALPAGEMLVVSVDTQLPAVHFPADAHPSDIASRVLRCAASDLAAMGATPLGFTLALTLPTIDEVWLAAFSSGLLETAQQLRCPLIGGDTTRGALCISIQVHGSVPAEKILRRSGAQVGDQVWVSGSVGDGAAALAF; the protein is encoded by the coding sequence ATGACGAACCGGAGCGAATCTTCCTCGCTTGGTGAGTTTGAACTGATCCGTCGCTACTTCACGCCTAGTCATCTTCCTGAGCAGGTTTTAATCGGTGTCGGTGATGATTGCGCGGTGTTGGCATTGCCTGCCGGTGAAATGCTGGTGGTATCTGTTGATACACAATTACCTGCTGTGCATTTCCCTGCGGATGCTCATCCTTCTGATATTGCATCGCGTGTTTTGCGCTGTGCCGCCAGTGATTTGGCGGCGATGGGTGCCACGCCACTGGGTTTTACTTTGGCGCTGACGCTACCGACGATTGATGAAGTTTGGTTAGCAGCGTTTTCTTCGGGTTTGTTGGAAACGGCACAACAGCTGCGCTGTCCGTTAATCGGCGGTGATACCACGCGCGGCGCACTGTGCATCAGCATACAAGTACATGGCAGTGTGCCGGCAGAGAAAATATTACGGCGCAGCGGTGCGCAAGTCGGCGATCAAGTATGGGTATCTGGTTCTGTGGGCGATGGTGCCGCTGCGTTAGCATTTTAG
- a CDS encoding DUF3108 domain-containing protein → MKKILATMILSALPLTAISETVIQHAPYTAIYQAMYKNFPLQATHRLEQSGDDWYFSSIASGFFGQIEENATFTYNEKGIVPQHYIYKRSVLGQNRETEIVYNQKKHIAAGSKDNKPFQVPLKGGELDAGTYMLALADDIARGYEEPCYDVVSDDGAELFCFRATKKEKIKTALGELDTVVVERLRKPNSPRHTQFWFAPSLHYAIVKLVHQEKKVTRRTRWKSPTSNAISKCVL, encoded by the coding sequence ATGAAAAAAATTCTCGCCACTATGATACTGAGCGCGCTGCCGCTAACGGCTATCAGCGAAACTGTCATTCAACATGCGCCATACACCGCTATCTATCAGGCGATGTACAAAAACTTTCCACTACAAGCCACGCACCGATTAGAACAATCTGGTGATGATTGGTATTTCTCCAGTATCGCCAGTGGTTTTTTTGGCCAAATTGAAGAGAACGCTACCTTTACATACAACGAAAAAGGCATTGTTCCCCAGCACTACATCTACAAACGCAGCGTACTAGGACAAAATCGCGAAACCGAGATTGTTTACAACCAGAAGAAACACATTGCAGCAGGCAGCAAGGACAACAAACCGTTTCAAGTACCACTGAAAGGCGGCGAGTTGGATGCGGGCACTTACATGCTGGCACTGGCCGACGACATTGCACGCGGCTATGAAGAACCCTGCTACGATGTAGTCAGCGATGACGGTGCCGAGTTGTTTTGCTTCCGCGCCACAAAAAAAGAAAAAATTAAAACGGCTTTGGGAGAGCTGGACACCGTTGTTGTAGAACGCTTGCGTAAACCCAACAGTCCGCGCCACACACAGTTCTGGTTTGCACCATCACTGCATTACGCAATCGTAAAGCTCGTGCATCAAGAGAAAAAGGTAACACGGCGTACTCGCTGGAAATCACCTACTTCAAACGCGATCAGTAAGTGCGTTTTGTGA
- the ribE gene encoding 6,7-dimethyl-8-ribityllumazine synthase has product MSGIKTIEGDFNPGKARFALLVSRWNSFVVESLKDGAIDTLRRHGVAEAQITLVRAPGAFELPLVAQQLAASKKFDAIIALGAVIRGGTPHFEYVAGECVKGLAQVSLNASVPVAFGVLTVDSIEQAIERSGTKAGNKGAEAASSALEMVSLLSRL; this is encoded by the coding sequence ATGTCAGGCATCAAAACAATCGAAGGTGATTTCAATCCGGGCAAGGCGCGCTTCGCGCTGTTGGTGTCCCGCTGGAACAGTTTTGTGGTCGAGAGCCTGAAAGATGGCGCAATCGATACCCTGCGCCGTCACGGTGTAGCGGAAGCACAAATTACTTTGGTGCGTGCGCCGGGCGCATTTGAGCTGCCCTTGGTGGCGCAGCAGTTGGCCGCTTCCAAAAAGTTTGATGCCATCATCGCGCTGGGTGCAGTCATTCGCGGCGGCACGCCACATTTTGAATATGTGGCTGGCGAGTGCGTGAAGGGCTTGGCGCAAGTGAGCTTGAATGCTTCTGTGCCTGTTGCCTTTGGTGTATTGACCGTCGATTCCATTGAGCAAGCCATCGAACGCTCCGGCACCAAAGCCGGAAATAAAGGCGCGGAAGCCGCCAGCTCAGCGCTGGAAATGGTCAGCTTGCTGTCACGCTTGTGA
- a CDS encoding FtsX-like permease family protein, producing MLARFIALRYAQARSGSALLGFISRVSMAGLVVAVALLITVLAVMNGFEHELRTRILRVVPAITLYPEENEIAEWQAVAQEVLKNTDASAWDAWLADPQSVLISRKLANKLGVQAGGTAVVMLPGVSGDKSAPGILSLRIAGLYETGTEVDNHLVMAQLPLLQAQYNIKGVAAIRFSVDNWLQADAIAWSLVQQLPPHYSMKTWLQTHGNLYEAIRMSRQLVVLMLVIIIVIAAFNVVCSLVLVVTDKRGDIAILRAMGLPNSNIMRIFMMHGLLIGTMGTVIGAVAGCALALAMPSVAQGLQALLGVQLLSTDVYPVNYLPSDLRVVDVGVVVGVALLISGVASVYPAWRATCTQPADVLRHE from the coding sequence ATGTTGGCGCGTTTTATTGCTTTGCGTTATGCACAGGCGCGCAGCGGCTCTGCCTTGCTCGGTTTTATTTCGCGTGTGTCGATGGCTGGTTTGGTTGTGGCGGTTGCACTGTTGATAACGGTGCTGGCTGTTATGAACGGTTTTGAACACGAATTGCGTACGCGTATTTTGCGTGTGGTGCCAGCGATTACTCTGTATCCCGAAGAAAATGAAATTGCGGAGTGGCAAGCCGTAGCGCAGGAAGTGTTAAAAAACACGGATGCGAGCGCGTGGGATGCGTGGTTGGCAGATCCGCAATCGGTGTTAATCAGTCGCAAATTGGCTAATAAGTTAGGCGTGCAAGCGGGTGGCACGGCGGTGGTGATGTTGCCGGGTGTGAGCGGTGATAAATCAGCGCCTGGCATTCTCAGTTTGCGCATTGCCGGTTTGTACGAAACCGGCACAGAAGTGGACAACCATTTGGTGATGGCGCAGTTGCCATTGTTGCAAGCGCAATACAACATCAAAGGTGTGGCGGCGATTCGTTTTTCGGTCGATAACTGGCTGCAAGCCGATGCAATTGCATGGTCGCTCGTGCAACAGTTGCCGCCGCATTATTCGATGAAAACCTGGTTGCAAACGCATGGCAATCTTTACGAAGCCATTCGTATGTCGCGGCAATTGGTGGTGCTGATGTTGGTGATCATTATTGTGATCGCTGCATTCAATGTGGTGTGTTCGTTAGTGTTGGTGGTAACCGATAAACGCGGCGATATTGCAATCTTGCGCGCCATGGGATTGCCCAATAGCAACATCATGCGCATTTTTATGATGCACGGCCTGTTGATTGGAACAATGGGCACAGTCATTGGCGCAGTGGCGGGTTGTGCCTTGGCGCTGGCGATGCCGTCTGTTGCGCAGGGTTTGCAGGCTCTACTTGGTGTGCAGTTGTTGAGCACGGATGTGTATCCGGTCAATTATTTACCGTCAGATTTGCGTGTCGTGGATGTAGGTGTGGTGGTTGGCGTTGCGTTGTTGATCAGTGGTGTGGCGAGTGTGTATCCCGCATGGCGTGCAACATGCACGCAACCAGCGGATGTGTTGCGGCACGAGTAG
- the dinG gene encoding ATP-dependent DNA helicase DinG: MLDHDTKQTIQTAYSRFLEQKNLKPRHGQKLMIAAVARTLGNVASDDDGQRVGEEHVCVVEAGTGTGKTVAYALAAIPAAQAQGKKLVISTATVALQEQIVLKDLPDLRKHSGLVFSHTLAKGRGRYACLYKLDFLLAHGGEPETQALYPDERDALLPERTLRLFQILLDALSDSSWDGDRDNWSQAIDNEDWQRLTTDHNQCTGRRCAYVTQCPFFQARENLIDADVIVANHDLVLADLALGGGAILPAPEQTIFVFDEGHHLPDKALQHFSESTRLQGSVRWLQTTTKTLAVVAQTMHDVHAVQSTLSRWPETEQALLQSHQQMAAEMSAILSTRSDDREKNYLFPQGVVSQTVREMAAVLFEQWRQAGVMLRKVSDAVEGLLDSRSPDVAREVVEQAHAAVGGLWQRCAHAEALWLLYARADAEGVAPTARWLSLHELNNGFDVEVCASPVLPTEHLQKNLWERCFSAVITSATLTALGSFDRLRQHTGVPITSVCSVVPSPFHYAQSAQLIVPAGAVESNLVEQHTQSVVDFINNDIDLQEATLVLFASRRQMLDVYQVLSQDLRTVILLQDDYSKQQLLQLHRERVDNKEPSVIFGLASFAEGVDLPGDYLRHVVIAKIPFAPPDDPVGKTLSDWIDATGGNAFMQIQLADASLRLVQASGRLLRTESDTGRISILDKRLITKRYGKKLLDSLPPYQRVLN; the protein is encoded by the coding sequence GTGCTCGATCACGACACCAAACAGACTATTCAGACGGCGTACTCGCGCTTTCTGGAGCAGAAAAACCTGAAACCGCGTCACGGCCAGAAGCTGATGATCGCAGCAGTGGCGCGCACCTTAGGCAATGTCGCTTCCGATGATGACGGCCAGCGCGTGGGTGAGGAGCATGTGTGCGTGGTGGAGGCGGGGACGGGGACGGGTAAAACCGTGGCTTACGCCTTGGCAGCTATTCCAGCGGCACAGGCACAGGGGAAAAAGCTGGTTATTTCTACGGCGACGGTGGCACTGCAAGAGCAAATCGTGCTGAAAGATTTGCCGGATTTACGCAAGCATAGCGGTTTGGTGTTCAGTCATACCTTGGCCAAGGGGCGGGGGCGTTATGCCTGTTTGTATAAGTTGGATTTTTTGCTCGCGCATGGAGGAGAACCTGAAACACAAGCGCTGTATCCCGACGAGCGCGATGCATTGTTGCCGGAAAGAACACTGCGCTTGTTTCAAATCCTGCTGGATGCGCTGAGTGATTCGTCGTGGGATGGTGATCGAGACAATTGGTCGCAAGCGATAGACAACGAAGATTGGCAGCGCCTGACTACCGATCACAACCAATGCACAGGCCGTCGTTGCGCCTATGTGACGCAGTGTCCGTTTTTTCAGGCGCGGGAAAATTTAATTGATGCCGATGTGATTGTCGCTAATCACGATTTGGTATTGGCCGATCTCGCACTCGGTGGTGGCGCCATTCTGCCTGCACCGGAGCAAACCATTTTTGTGTTTGATGAAGGGCATCATCTGCCGGACAAGGCCCTACAACATTTTTCGGAGAGCACGCGTTTGCAGGGCAGTGTGCGTTGGTTGCAAACAACGACAAAAACGCTGGCAGTTGTTGCGCAGACTATGCACGACGTACATGCAGTGCAGTCGACATTGTCGCGATGGCCAGAGACAGAACAAGCTTTGTTGCAGTCACACCAGCAAATGGCAGCGGAGATGTCGGCGATTTTGTCAACGCGCAGCGATGACCGAGAAAAAAATTATCTTTTTCCGCAAGGCGTGGTTTCGCAAACAGTGCGCGAGATGGCGGCCGTGTTGTTTGAACAGTGGCGACAAGCCGGTGTGATGTTGCGCAAAGTTTCTGATGCTGTGGAAGGGTTGCTGGACAGTCGCTCACCGGATGTGGCGCGTGAAGTGGTGGAACAGGCGCACGCGGCTGTGGGTGGTTTGTGGCAGCGTTGCGCGCATGCGGAAGCCTTGTGGTTGCTGTACGCGCGTGCTGATGCGGAAGGTGTTGCACCCACGGCGCGCTGGTTGAGTTTGCATGAATTGAATAATGGCTTTGATGTTGAGGTGTGCGCGAGCCCCGTGTTGCCAACAGAACACTTGCAAAAAAACCTGTGGGAGCGCTGTTTTTCTGCGGTGATTACTTCTGCCACGCTAACTGCTTTGGGCAGTTTTGATCGCTTGCGCCAGCATACCGGTGTGCCAATCACGAGTGTCTGTTCTGTTGTGCCCAGTCCTTTTCATTACGCACAATCAGCACAATTAATCGTGCCGGCGGGCGCGGTGGAAAGTAATCTGGTGGAACAGCACACGCAGTCAGTGGTGGATTTCATCAATAACGATATCGACTTGCAGGAAGCAACCTTGGTGCTATTTGCATCGCGTCGACAAATGCTGGATGTGTATCAAGTCTTATCACAAGATTTGCGCACAGTGATTCTTTTGCAGGATGATTACAGCAAGCAGCAATTGTTGCAGTTACATCGTGAGCGCGTTGATAACAAAGAACCCAGTGTTATTTTTGGTTTGGCAAGTTTCGCCGAGGGTGTGGATTTACCAGGGGATTATTTGCGCCATGTGGTGATTGCCAAAATTCCTTTTGCACCGCCGGATGATCCAGTGGGAAAAACACTTTCAGATTGGATCGATGCAACCGGTGGTAATGCATTTATGCAAATTCAGTTGGCGGATGCCAGCTTGCGTTTGGTGCAAGCCTCTGGGCGTTTGTTGCGCACAGAAAGTGATACGGGGCGCATCAGTATTTTGGATAAGCGTTTAATAACCAAGCGTTACGGAAAAAAGTTACTCGACAGCTTGCCGCCGTACCAACGCGTGCTCAATTAA
- a CDS encoding lipoprotein-releasing ABC transporter permease subunit: MNALSWLVGLRYLSARKGSRFVSLFSFFSVAGMAVSVLAMVLVMSIMNGFEGEVRKRILHAVPHAQIAAPQGIVNWPALLPVLQKSGVVLAAAPQDRARVLLESDARIHGGELFGVDPLLEEKVSQIAQSIVDGQWTDLQAGSFGVVIGRALARQLRVNVGDNINIMLPQVSVTPLGLFPRSRRFTVVGIFAVGAQLDSTQLYVHLDDAGRLLRTGGKVDALRLRFDDVIQAPNRIEKLRALPELSGFTMKSWREENSTLFNAIQMEKIMVAVMLSVIVVVAVFNLVSILTMAVADRRKDIAVLRTIGASRTTVVSIFLIYGLSMGVIGIGIGALLGSVLAVHVGDIIAAVERVVTLIDANAELAIYLPSQWFFSQTIAVVALASLLCLLAVFYPAWRASTIHPAEALRYE; encoded by the coding sequence GTGAATGCGCTTTCTTGGTTGGTGGGTTTGCGTTACTTGTCGGCGCGCAAGGGGAGTCGTTTTGTCTCGCTGTTCTCCTTTTTTTCTGTGGCCGGTATGGCGGTTAGTGTATTGGCCATGGTGTTGGTGATGTCGATCATGAACGGTTTTGAAGGCGAAGTGCGTAAACGCATTTTGCACGCCGTTCCTCATGCGCAAATTGCAGCGCCACAAGGCATAGTAAATTGGCCCGCACTGCTGCCGGTATTGCAAAAGTCTGGCGTGGTATTGGCTGCTGCACCGCAAGATCGTGCACGCGTATTGTTGGAATCGGACGCGCGTATTCACGGCGGTGAATTGTTTGGTGTAGATCCGCTATTGGAAGAAAAAGTGTCTCAGATAGCGCAGTCGATAGTGGATGGGCAATGGACTGATCTGCAGGCCGGCTCATTTGGCGTGGTAATAGGGCGAGCGCTGGCACGCCAGTTGCGTGTGAATGTGGGTGACAACATCAACATTATGTTGCCGCAAGTGAGTGTGACACCGTTGGGCTTATTTCCGCGCAGTCGTCGTTTCACCGTTGTGGGGATTTTTGCCGTTGGCGCACAATTAGACAGTACGCAGTTGTATGTTCATTTGGACGATGCGGGGCGCTTGTTGCGCACCGGTGGCAAAGTGGATGCATTGCGTTTGCGTTTTGATGATGTGATACAAGCACCCAATAGAATAGAAAAACTGCGTGCACTGCCAGAGTTGTCTGGTTTTACGATGAAAAGTTGGCGCGAAGAAAATAGCACGCTGTTTAATGCGATACAGATGGAAAAAATTATGGTGGCGGTGATGTTGTCAGTCATCGTGGTGGTGGCAGTATTTAATTTGGTGTCAATACTCACTATGGCGGTCGCTGATCGCCGCAAAGATATTGCGGTGTTGCGCACTATCGGCGCTTCGCGCACCACGGTGGTTTCCATTTTTTTAATTTACGGGTTGAGTATGGGCGTGATTGGCATCGGTATCGGTGCGTTGCTCGGCAGCGTACTGGCCGTGCATGTGGGCGATATTATTGCTGCGGTTGAGCGTGTCGTAACACTGATTGATGCCAATGCAGAATTGGCCATTTATTTGCCTAGCCAGTGGTTTTTTAGTCAAACCATAGCGGTTGTCGCTTTAGCGTCACTGCTGTGTTTGCTCGCGGTTTTTTATCCTGCTTGGCGCGCCTCTACCATTCACCCTGCAGAAGCCCTGCGTTATGAGTGA
- the nusB gene encoding transcription antitermination factor NusB produces MSTSGEAAALDIGARQKARHYAVQALYQHILTQDSAAKIEAEFRVDYDMSAVDLAYFHELLASVIAKTAELDALFDQYLDRDIAELDPVSLAQLRLSTYEMQSRVDVPWLVVIEEAIRLSKKFGPTDSYKYLNGVLDRLSRDLRAAERAKG; encoded by the coding sequence GTGAGTACCAGCGGCGAAGCCGCCGCACTCGATATTGGCGCGCGCCAGAAAGCGCGTCACTACGCCGTGCAGGCGCTGTATCAGCACATATTGACGCAAGATTCTGCCGCAAAAATTGAGGCAGAGTTTCGCGTGGATTACGACATGAGCGCGGTGGACCTCGCGTATTTCCATGAGCTGTTGGCGAGTGTGATTGCTAAAACGGCAGAATTAGATGCGCTGTTTGATCAATATTTAGATCGCGATATTGCAGAGTTGGATCCAGTGTCGTTGGCGCAGTTGCGTTTATCCACTTACGAAATGCAGTCGCGTGTAGATGTGCCGTGGTTGGTGGTGATCGAAGAAGCCATTCGTCTCTCCAAAAAATTTGGCCCTACCGACAGTTACAAATATCTCAACGGCGTATTGGATCGTTTGTCGCGCGACCTGCGTGCCGCCGAGCGCGCCAAAGGCTGA
- a CDS encoding group III truncated hemoglobin: MRDIQTYEDMLHIVTEFYKKLMVDPIVGYFFTDIAKINLPEHLPKIAHFWAFQILGEKGYRGDVFNVHLQLHNQAAMTEDHFHRWVFFLVQTIDSLYTGSNADMMKWKAEAIAKKMSYALGIRGDQQPGLPGVQMMEP, encoded by the coding sequence ATGCGTGACATCCAAACCTACGAAGACATGCTGCATATCGTGACTGAGTTCTATAAAAAACTGATGGTTGACCCTATCGTCGGCTATTTCTTTACCGACATCGCTAAGATTAATTTGCCCGAACATCTACCCAAAATTGCTCACTTCTGGGCATTCCAAATTTTGGGCGAAAAAGGCTATCGCGGTGATGTATTCAATGTACATCTCCAACTGCACAACCAAGCTGCCATGACCGAAGACCACTTCCACCGCTGGGTGTTTTTTTTGGTACAAACCATTGACAGCCTATACACGGGCTCCAATGCAGACATGATGAAATGGAAAGCCGAAGCTATCGCCAAAAAAATGTCGTATGCACTTGGGATTCGCGGCGATCAACAGCCCGGCCTACCCGGTGTGCAGATGATGGAGCCGTAG
- the lolD gene encoding lipoprotein-releasing ABC transporter ATP-binding protein LolD, whose product MSKENVGNQPCVLECRKLVKSYHQGEQDLLVLDHIDLQVQRGERLAIVGSSGSGKSTLLNLLGGLDEAQSGEVLIAGKSWQSMQEKERAAWRNQQLGFVYQFHHLLAEFTALENVSIPLMIAGQSRAAAKQQAATMLDAVGLAARLSHKPAQLSGGERQRVAIARALVNKPACVLMDEPTGNLDADNALHIQNLLNALNREYGLAFVLVTHDRALAAQQDRCLVLDHGHLRVQV is encoded by the coding sequence ATGAGTAAGGAAAATGTCGGCAATCAGCCTTGTGTGTTGGAATGTCGCAAATTGGTGAAAAGTTATCACCAAGGTGAACAAGATTTATTGGTGCTGGATCATATTGATTTGCAGGTGCAGCGCGGCGAACGCTTGGCAATTGTAGGTTCTTCAGGTTCAGGAAAATCTACGCTGCTCAATTTGTTGGGGGGCTTGGATGAAGCGCAATCGGGTGAAGTGCTGATTGCCGGAAAAAGTTGGCAGTCGATGCAGGAAAAAGAGCGCGCGGCATGGCGCAATCAGCAATTGGGCTTTGTGTATCAATTTCATCATTTGTTGGCGGAGTTTACGGCGTTAGAAAATGTGAGTATTCCCTTGATGATTGCCGGTCAGAGTCGAGCCGCGGCAAAGCAGCAAGCAGCGACGATGTTGGATGCGGTGGGTTTGGCTGCACGCTTGTCGCATAAACCCGCGCAATTGTCTGGCGGTGAACGGCAACGCGTAGCAATTGCGCGTGCGTTGGTTAATAAGCCGGCTTGTGTGTTGATGGATGAGCCGACTGGCAATTTAGATGCCGATAATGCATTGCATATTCAAAATTTATTGAACGCCTTGAATCGTGAATACGGTTTGGCGTTTGTGTTGGTGACGCACGATCGCGCGCTGGCAGCTCAGCAAGATCGCTGTTTGGTGTTGGATCACGGCCATCTACGAGTGCAGGTCTGA